A segment of the Lycium barbarum isolate Lr01 chromosome 7, ASM1917538v2, whole genome shotgun sequence genome:
AAATTTTCTTTAATCTTGGAAATTTTTTCAACAATCTGATTCGAGCTAATGCACTCTGTAATTCACGAACGAGTGATTTTACATTGTCGTAATGAAGAACAGTTGAAAAATTCGATTATCAACAAGGTAATTTTGATtccattctatttttttttaaatacagtgaaatacacggACATACAAAATCGGGTTGAATAAAAATAAGCTATATTTTTTGAacaaattcttctttttctttttaaatggtaattcaaattaaatcaaccatatttcatgcATAACGGCTGATGTTTCAATAAAAGCTCACGTCTTTCTCTCCCCCTATTACTCCATTCCAAATAGAAATACGCCGAAATATATTGAAATGCACATAATCAATGGCAAAAATAATGCACCGAAAATATACTGAAATTAGATAAAACACAGTGAAATACACATAATCAATGACAaaaataatacactgaaatatactgaaaattaaaTATATTGTTTGTTAATATACAGAAATACACAggaatacactgaaatatactgaaacattttatcaaacacttggtgggcatgaagctccacaactctcatcaatggtgtttctacaccaacaacctattctcttgctcctagatgatgctacaatatcatattgatataatcaatactattcttcatcactcataagaTAAACAACACCACATGATCAGCAAACataagaaggattttcctcttttTTTGGCCCATCCATGGAGATTTAACAGACGAATTGTTATGGCTGAGCTTCGGCCATTGGCTGGAGATCCTCCACTGCTTTCCTTGTTGCCACTTCctccaccaccaacaacaatcacGACAACCAcatttctctctccaaattactccattccaaacttttagaaatacttccaaatacagaaaaatatacactagaatacaatgaaatatggttgattgtttaagaaatataaaattgtagtatgcatatatacaatgaaatacaataaaatatatcagaaactgtttcataaattagaaatacaacgaaatatactgaaatagtacactgaaatatactgaaacattttatcaaacacttggtgggcatgaagctccacaactctcatcggaGGTGGCGTATGCGTTGGATTCATACCAGAGGGGCGGTAGAATAGTGCCATTATCAGTGAGAGAAGGGAATTAGcaatattttacaaaatcattATCGCCTCTTTCAAACCACCGACTATACTCACCAGGCACCAGCACCACTTCCACCAACTCCACCGGCAGCATTCAATGCTCAGGCggaagcattaaaaaaaaaaccctttGAACGATAtgtaacaacaatgaagaaattgcacggattgcccttcaaaaagAGCTGAACTTTAATTTTTGCATTTCAAATGCCAAATAAGTTGtttataatactccctctgttaaaACAGATCTGGGAGTGCGATAGGTaacggagagagagaaagagaagggtgaGAGAGATAAAAAGAGGGGTGAGATCTCATGGACCGTGTATTTAGGGATAGAATAGCTAATGGACCGTTTATTTAGGAGATGATGAAACAAAGTAATTGAAATATAGTTGGGtagctatgaaatgtaattttagaataatatagctgctaaaattaaatattaaataaggtagttattattcataattaagtCTTAGCGGTAGCCATGACAAGTAAATTTTACAATTTCTAAATGGGAACACATGCAAATATCCTAGTATCCCAAAAAGCTTCTCCAAGCCCAATAGGAAATCAGGCCCAATTCTTAGGGCTCCACTTTAACACTTACAATTTGGTAACCCACTCTCTGAAACTTTGAAGCAAGTAAGCAAAAATGGAGGCCGGAGACGAAGCACTAGAGATAAATGATTCAAAAGACTTACAACAACAAAGCAAAGCATTAGATAAACTAACTGACCATGTTGAAGATCGTCAACTCGATTCATCTCGTGTTCAAACGGTACCCTTTTATCCACAAAACtgtgaaacttttttttttttttttttgatgaaagtTTGTGTGTTTTAGGCTATGGCTTCAATTTATGCATCCAAAGAAGCTGATCTTCAAGCTATGAGGATGAGGtttgtatttatttatttatttatttatttatatatttggaCTGTATTACTGATTGAAGAGtcgaacagttttttttttttttttaaatatttttaactaGGAAATTTTGTTAGTTATATATTATTTGTTATGCAGCTTCTGAGAATGTAATTTAGTTCTATAAAGACGGTCCGAGAATTAGGGCCTGTTTGGCCATGGgaagttttcatttttttccggAATATTATTTTGGACATAGAATTGTTACAATTTTCATGTTGAATTCCGAAATGCGGAGAACTCAACGATTTTCACTCCAAATAACTCACAAAAATTCAAATACAACTCCAATTTGtattcatgtccaaacacaactctatTTTCCAAATACAATTTTCAACTTGAAAACAAAtactactactttttttttttttgaaattttacaATTCGTATGTCCAAACGCCCACTTAGATTATGGCATAAATTACGTCATTCAAGGAAGTTGATCTTCAAGCTATGAGGATGAGATTTGcgtctctcttttttttttaaaaaaaaaaaacgtaattGAGGATAAGAAAACTACATTATGGCTATTTGCGGAGTCGAATAGTCCTTTTCTTATTTCAAATACTTTTAGTTATACAAATTCATTGTTTGAAGTATTTTTGGTGTCATCTataaccagtggcggagccacatagagccgaggTTGTTCATCCGAACCTCCTCGAcggaaaaaaaatactatttttacaaggttaaaattattttatatatatatatatatagtaaatgttgaacccgcttaggcttcttcgtatgttacttttttatattttgaaccccctcggcgaaaatcctggctccgccactgtctaTAACCATGTAAATTTTTACTGAAAAGAATTAAGAGATCACCTGCTCTGCAAATTAGGATATGGCTTTACTTGCTGCATTGAAGAAAATTGATATTCAGCTTTGTCTTATTTTGTTTTTTGGCTTTTTATATCTTGGTAGTTGGAGAGTTAGTGTATGGGTTTGACTCTTAAATGCTTGCACTCAGAAAGAACTACAGGGTTTAGAATACAATAGTCAAATCATCTAAACTTTGAAGTAAATTTCGAAAGTTATTTCCTCTTTTTtgaaaataagatttgcatactTAGACATTATGGTATGGGTACACCCCACCGTCCCCAGACCCCATTTGCGGGATCACACtgggtatttttgttgttgttgtacacatTATGATATTATCCTTTTTGTCATATGACAACGAGCGTCTAATTATATTTATATGACCGTTCTAAATCATAAATCTCTTTTGTTAATCTTATCCATAATCTCTTGCTTGTTTATGTGAAAGGTATTTTTACTAGTCATTTAGGTGACTTTGTTGCTTCACAAGAGTTGATGAGTGTTTGGATTGATTACTTATGTGAAGTTGCATTTCTGTAGCTTTCAAATCATTACCCGAAATTTGGGATGGATTGCTTGTAAACTCCAATTTGGGTAACCTTATCTAATAATAAAATAAGTTTGAAGTCCACAAGTTTTTAGATACATGGAACTTAGTTGATGTGTGCAAGGGACTTTTGGTTATCCAAATTAAATAATTGGATTTGTTTGGGATGTCTTCTCATGATTCTTATACATGCATTGAAGATAAATGAATAGCTACTTAATCATGGAAATCAAATAACAAAATAGTTTATGAGTTCATTGATTTTGAAATAGATACTCAAACTGAAAGTGATTAGATTTAGTCTATTGAAATAGATAACAAAATAGTGTATGAGTTCATTGATTTCGAATTGCTGCCATGATCCGCTAAGATTTAGTCTATTGCCTCTCGGATCcgcaaaagaaaattttaaaaataaaaccacAAAAGGCATAACATCAATATTAAAATCAATATTACGTTTCCATGTGTGTTTTTCAGTGTGTTTTTGCTGTTCTTAAAATGTCTCTAATGCTTCTTTTGAAGTCACATAATCCTTGATAAATTAGATGACATCAAGAATTGTGTCTATTACAGGGAGAAGGAACTAGCTGCTGTTAAGATTAATGCTGCTGATATTGATATAATTGCAAACGAACTAGAGGTCGGTTTCCTCTTACATTTACACCTATTGTTTCTGTTGGTTTATTTTAAATCTCTCATGTTGGTTCGATTATGGAATAGGTGGACAAGAAGGTTGCCGAAAGGACCTTGAGAGAGCATAAAGGTGATGCTGTAGCTGCAATAAGGCATTTGCTCAACTAGTACAACAACTACCACACCTCAGTCCCAAACAAATtggggtcggctatatgaatccccACTTTGTTAAT
Coding sequences within it:
- the LOC132604490 gene encoding uncharacterized protein LOC132604490, giving the protein MEAGDEALEINDSKDLQQQSKALDKLTDHVEDRQLDSSRVQTAMASIYASKEADLQAMRMREKELAAVKINAADIDIIANELEVDKKVAERTLREHKGDAVAAIRHLLN